The Carassius auratus strain Wakin chromosome 21, ASM336829v1, whole genome shotgun sequence sequence GcaatgcaaattaattaataattttcagaGCATTAACTGACACCTGATATTATATACGCTACCAgttgtattatataatttatagtatTACACTACCCTGCttagatttttcatgtttttgaaaaaagtcatgtggtaatgcattcttgctggataaaagtatatttaattatttgaccCCAAACCTTTTAGAAGTAACTCTCTTATTTAGACAGTTTGAGGGACATGGGCATTTCTAATGTTGCTGTTTTAGTCTAATTCTTAAACAATTTTTTAAGTCTTATTTATAGAGGGTGAGGCTGACATAACCTTATAAGCTTTTCAGATTTTTTCAAGTGGCCTGTGTTGATTTTAACCTTAACCCCAATGCTGGACACTCCCAGATGTCTTCTATATAAGACAGGCTTCAGCTCAGCTCTCTCACAGTTTTATTCTCAgctagattattttttttaaaaacactgagGGGAAATGGACTGTGTATTGCTTTTCTCCATCTCGGCCGTGCTGCTATGTCTTTCTCAAGCTCTTCCTGCTATGGTAAGAGCTTGAGCATCCTTCACTCGttcgctcacactcactcactctgtaTATCTGCTCTTTCCACAGGTGCTGCCCACTGATCAAGGTGAGTTTCTATTCAAAATGACTAAATTAGCATTGAAATCTACTAATTTGCTCACGAAGGACCTGTCGCTATTGTAATGTTTGGGTCCCCATCCAGTACCAGGATTAAGAACCagtataaaatacagaaaaacatagaaaatatggtttaatattgCCGTTATTTGTTCAGATATCCAGTCTGAGAAGCATGATGATCTGGATATTTTCTCAAGAATTCTGGAGGCAAACAAAGGTAATAGTTATTTGCTACTTTACTACTCGACTATGACATTGTTAGGCAATTTTCTTATGCCTTTTACTTATTTTAGATGTGTCTATGTCTATTTTaatgtctattttaatatattaatcagGATATTTGCTTGCAGTTGACTATTTAAGAGTAGTTTTAACGTTTCTCTAagcaattaaataattgttttgatgATTCAGAGATCAGTGACATGCTTCTGGAGGGAGATTTGGCTTTACCCAAAACAAGGAATGCCATGAAATGCTTGAATGACTACTGCAAATGGCCAAAATCCCCATCTGGACAGGTTGAAGTGCCATATACCATCGCAAGGGACTTCTGTGAGTGCAAAAAAGCCACTTTTACATATGTCTGCATCAGAGCCCAATAACATACatgatttgtgtgtatgtgtttttgatAGATGATGATGAGAAGGCAGTGATTGAAAATGCAATGAAGAGCATCGCTGCAAAAACCTGCGTCCGTTTTGTGTCGCGAAGCAATCAAGTGGACTACATCAGCATTGAGAATATAGTAGGGTGAGCTTGACCACACCTGAATAATGAAAATActcaatataaacaaatataccTGAATAacattaaatactattaaatacttaaataacatTGATACtaaagacatttagaatattATACAGAATTCTATTTTACTGTTCATGAAggaattctaaaaatatatatcaccGGTTTCACAAACGTATTAAGCAGCActattgttttcaacattaataataataataataataataaatgtttcttgagtagcaaatcagcatattagaatgatttttcaatgatcatgtgacactgaagactggagtgatgatgctgctgaatattcagcttttccatcacagccaaaattacattttaaaatatattaaaattgaaaatttaaattgtgataatacaTCACGACATTActgattttattgtatgtttgatGAAATAAAAGCCTACATTTGAGTTTCCTCATCAGTATAGTGTAGATGATTTTGTGAATTTCAGTTCTTCGAACATATATCTTTCTTTACAGCTGCTCATCTACTGTCGGGAGATCTGGAGGCAAACAGCAGTTGGCTCTGTCTGTGAGCGGCTGTGTTTCTCACGGGATCATTGAGCATGAGCTCCTCCATTCTCTGGGGTTCAACCACGAACACACCAGGAGCGACAGAGACCAGTACGTCCAGATCAACTGGCAGAATATTCCAGAAGGTCAGATGATGTCAAACATCTCAAATACTAGAGGCGTTTTAAAaaacaatctttttattttatcgtAATGAAAACCTCAATACCAGTGAACACTCGTTTGCCCTTGCACAGCAACTGCATACAACTTTCAGAAGAAGGACACAAATAATCTGAATACCGCTTATGACTACAGCTCCATCATGCATTATGGAAGGTACAGCTTCACCATTATCACTTTTAAATTCATGCTTCAGTACAGATATATAAAGTACATCCTCACGGCAATCCACTCTCATTCTCCATCTGCAGGACTGCCTTTGCCAAACAGTATGGCAAGGACACCATCACTCCAATTCCTAACCCTTCAGTGCAGATCGGACAGAGAACGGAAATGTCTAACATTGACATCCTGAGGATCAACAAGCTCTATGAGTGCGGTGAGCACATTACACACATAtagtcttatttattttaaatagcattctGGAGAGTAATGATTTTTTGAAAGTACTGCAGTTCTGATCAAAtcaaagtcctttttttttttttttacctacagcTCTTTAAAGTGAACACTGAAGATCGAACCCCAGTGAAATACAGACTGTGACAAAATAAAAGGATTACGGTACTGTGTTACCAAAGTAAATCTTTTCCGTCCTCTTTTGTCTGTAACTTAACCACATAAATGTTATGGATTGACTGCAATGCTGAATTGCAATAAACCTTGTTTACTGGTGAGTCctgatgttgtttttttgttagtaACTTCTCGTGTTACTTAATGAgtaaagggaaaatacactcaaCTCACGAGCCGTCTGAATGCACTTTTCCTGTTAGAGATGTATCTACACAATATGAATGCCTGTTTCTGCTCAGAGAAATAAAGTCGCAATTATGAAGAAAAGACTTGCATTTGTGAGATGGAAAGTCACTTGCAATTGTGAGACATATTATTGctattatgagaaataaagaaaaaaacgacAGTTGTAAGATGTTAATTCGCAATAATGAGATATATAGTTGCTATAACAAAGTAACTGTGAGATTAAAATTCACAGTTAAGAGAAATAGTcatattttgagatataaagtgtCATTTGTAATTgtcataatacattaaaatagtatATAATGTCGCAATCAAGTGTCCACTGTAAGATATAAAGCTGCAATCATGAAAAATTATGAGAACAAGTcataattttgataattttgcagctctgaaaaaattaagttgcaagtgaaaaaaataaagtagAAACTGTGGGATTTAGTCAGAATTATAGGATATATGACAATTGTGAGATAGGAAAGGGTAATTATAGGAAATAATGTTGTGATTACAAGAAAACGTGGCAATTGTAGAGGATTCAAAG is a genomic window containing:
- the LOC113038526 gene encoding high choriolytic enzyme 1, with amino-acid sequence MDCVLLFSISAVLLCLSQALPAMVLPTDQDIQSEKHDDLDIFSRILEANKEISDMLLEGDLALPKTRNAMKCLNDYCKWPKSPSGQVEVPYTIARDFYDDEKAVIENAMKSIAAKTCVRFVSRSNQVDYISIENIVGCSSTVGRSGGKQQLALSVSGCVSHGIIEHELLHSLGFNHEHTRSDRDQYVQINWQNIPEATAYNFQKKDTNNLNTAYDYSSIMHYGRTAFAKQYGKDTITPIPNPSVQIGQRTEMSNIDILRINKLYECAL